GGGCTTGGCATGGAACTCAGGTTTTGGGGGGCAGCCCCTTCGCCTGACATTCCGGACAGTAGCCATAAATGTTCAGCTTATGGTCCGTGATGGTAAAATGCGTCTGCTCCTCCAGCTTCTTTTCATAGGCCTTCAAGGGGCAGGCGTCGAGCGAAATCATCTTTTTGCAGCCCAGGCACACCAGATAATGCTTATGGATCATCCGGTTGTATTCGTACAGCGCCTTATTGCTTTCATTCAATTTGATCTTGACGACCAGGTTGTTTTCCATCAGGCTGTCCAGCTCCCTGTAAACCGTCGACAGGCTGGTCGGGATTTCAACGTGGTTCAAGTTGAGAAATATCTGCTCGGCCGTGACCGGCTGGGTCTGCTTTTCCAGCATCTCCAGAATGGCCGTTCTGCGCTTTGTATTTTTCAGTCCGGCACGCTTCAGATCCTCACGGCGGTCGGTTCCATTCTTCATTAAAATCACTCCCACGCCATGGATTGCAAATGATTATCATTTGCAATACAAATTATAATATGTTCCCTGAGAACTGTCAATCCCGCAGGAAGGCAGGGCCGCGGATCCACTCCCCGAAAATTGTTTCCGCGGCGCTTTTTTGGACGTTATCAGGAATAATTGAAATAAATATAATCGTCTTTCGCCTTTTCCGCCGGCTCTATCTTCGTGACATAACAGACCGGCATCGTCTGCCCCTGATAATTCTCGATCTTGATGGTTCCGGTCACCCACACCCATTCGCCGTCCTTGTATTTCGCGACGTCCTTGCCGCGGCTCAGCACCCCGCACGGCTGAAGGTCGGCGGTGCAGCAGACCATGGCGTAGCGCACGGGGACGATCTCGTCTTTTGCAAACCCTTCCATACGGAATACCTGTCCCTTGAACTTCAGGGTTTTGCCCTCGTACTTTTTCATGTTCTCGTTGATATCCTGATACCACCGGGCGTAATTCTCATCGGCGATCGTCGTCGTGCCCCCCTGCGCGCCGCCGGAAAGATCGGGAGACTCGGGCGCGGAGGAGGACGGAACCTCGATTCCGATATCATCCTTCTGCGAAACGCGGTTCGGGATCACGGTCCCTTTATTCTGGGCCGTGACGCCGCCGGCGGCGCTGCCGAAGGAAACGGCTTTCCCCTGCACCGCGCCGGCGGGGATCAGAATCGACGCCAGCAGAGGCACCAGGAAAAGAAGGTATTTCATCGGCCTTGCATTGTGCTTCGGCGTAAAGGCGTGGGGGAGCATAAAGAAGGCGATCACGACCAGCGCGCCCGCCGTTCCGAAAAGGAAGCCGTTCAGGCGCGGGTGAACGTACAGGGAAACCTTCCCCGAAATCAGCGCATAAAACAGCAGGATTCCCAAAAGGAAGCAGATCAGCGCTTCAAAAAATAATTCCGAATTGATTTTCCGGTTCATTATTTCATCCCTCCCTGAATCATGACGGAAAACAGCAGGAATATCGGGACCGCAAGGATCAGCAGCAGCCCCACCAATTTGACGACGAATCTCTTTTTGAAGGTTCCGGTCAGCATGAAAAGATTGGACAGATCCAGCATCGGCCCCATGACCATAAACGCGACGACCGACGTGACGGGGAACACATTCAGAAAGCTTCTCGCGATAAAAGCGTTTGAAGTGGAGCACACCGACATAAAGAACGCCAGAAGGAGCATCACGAGAAGCGGAACGATCACAGAAGCGCCTTCCTTTTGAAAAAGGGAAGCGGGGATGCTCTGCTGCAATACGGCGCACAGCAGGGCGCCGACGACGATATATTTCCCCATCGAAACAAATTCTTTCCCGGTCAGAACGAAGATCAGCTCCGCTTTATTTTTGCACGGCACCGTGTCGACGGAACAGGCGCAGGAAACCGTAGAGGACGGCAGAAGCGCCTGCTCGGACCCGGCATGCGCCGCAAGCAGGACGGCGCCGGCCAGCGCCGCGACCAAAATGCCGATCAGCACCCGGAAAAGGACGAAGGAGGGCTGGCCGGGAAAGGCGTACACGGTGGACAGGATGGCGACGGGGCTGACCGCGGGGGCCGCCAGCATAAAGGCCATCGCATGGGGAAGCGGCACCCCCTTGCGGGTCAGGCGGGAAGCGATCGGCACGATGCCGCAGTCGCACACGGGAAAAAAGAAGCCGAGGATCAGCGCCAGCGGAAACCCAAGCCACCTGTGCCCGGTAAAAAAGCGGACCAGGACATCGTCCGGCACGAAGGCCTGAAGAAGCGAGGACACGAACGCCCCGATCAGCAAAAAAGGGACGGCCTGCATGATGATGCCGATAAAGACCATGTTGATGCTCTGAACGACCGAAAAATGGTCCCTTAAAATGGGATATCCCACGATGAGGAGGCACGCGAAAAGCGTCGCGAGCGAAGCGGCCGTATGGCGCCGCCGCTCCAGCCGGCGCGTTTCCGCCGTTTCCTGCGGGTCGAGCACCGCCGCCAGGTACCGGTCCGACGGCTCTTCTTCAAAAAACAGCTTCGCCGTCCGGTTGACATTGGCGACGGCCGTGGTCAGCGGCTGCAAATCCCCGCTGCACCGGTTGAAGTGGACGGAATCGGCATTGCTCAGCTGGTTTCTCATCAGGCTGCCGGTGTTTTTCATGTAAAGGTCGAACGTTTCCGCATCCGCGCAGAAAATGATTCGGTCGATTTTATAATCGTCGGGCAGCCTGACCTGCAGAAGCCGTTCGATCGGCCAGGTGCCGTTGTATTCCATCAGGATCAGATCGGGGTCCAGTTCTTTTTTGACCGTCTCGAACAATTTTGCCCAGATGGTCCGGACGTTCCTGATCTGAGAAAACGTGGTATCTTCGTTTTTGATGGCGCCGGCGCGGAAATCCGCCTCTCCCTCTTCGCACTGGATCACCAGGATCCGGCGGTAATGCTGCATATAATCCTGTTCCAGAATGTGCTGGATCAGGGCCGTTTTTCCGCTTTCCAGAAATCCGCAGAATACTTCAATTTTTGTCATAGCAAGCTCCTGAAACAAATGGGAATGGTTTTGAAATCATGAGAAAATCCGATATCGATGTAGGTTGCGTTTGAAAAATCAAAGGACTCGTCTATTTCGGCTAAATCGTGCCGCACGGCATTAAAAACGCTCGGAATCCGGAAAGGATTCCTGCGCTTTTTTCTTGTTCGGCGTAATTTTATTCCGAAAATCCGTCGTTTTTTATATTTCAAACAAGGCCCAGCACCATCATAGCATATTTTTCAGAAAAAGAAAAAGAAGAAATTTTTCTTTCGTCAAAGGCCGGAGCCGCCGCTCCATGGCGGGCGTCTGCGGAAAAGCCGCCCATTATTTTATTCTGAAAATACAAAAAGCCAACCTGACGATGAGATTGGCTTTCCTGTTTCAGAACCGGGTGCGGAGCATCAGGCCCCTTCCCTCATTTTCGCAAAGCATTCGCTGCAATAGACCGGACGACCTTCCGTCGGTTTAAAAGGCACCTTGCACGGTTTCCCGCAGGATGCGCACACGGCGTCGTACATCACGCGCTCCGGCTTCTGCCCATCCTTGCGCTTTTTCCGGCATTCGGGGCAGCGCTTCGGCTCGTTCACAAAACCTTTTGTGGCATAGAACTCCTGCTCACCGGCGGTCCAGGTAAATTCTTTTCCGCACTCCTGACAGACCAGCACTTTGTCTTCATACATACTGTTTTCCTCACTTTACATGTTTTGCCCGGAGTTCAGCCGACGCTTTTGGAAGATCCAAAGTTCTTTCGATGAGCTACGAGGGCGTGATGAAATGCGAACAAATCCCATTTGCAAAAATATCATAACATTATCTGCCGCAGTTGTCAAGAATTTGTAAAAAATAAACAGGAAAATTGTATGGGATGCCTCATTTTCAGGAAAAGGGCGCGCCGCTTACGCTTTGTCTTTCAGGCTGTTATAGATTTTGCTCAGATTGCTTCTCATCCGCGCCTGATAGCTTTTATTTTCTTCCTTGCTTTCAAAGGTATAAATGGTTTCGACCTTCGCGCCGACCTCCCGGGCCAGCGTCTTCGAGATATCGGCGCTTGCCGTTTTCTCCGAAAAAATCGTCGTCACCTTGTTCGCCTTGCAGTATTTGGCAAGCTCGGAAAGCTGCTGCGCGCTGGGCTCCCCTTCGGCGAAGACATCCTCCACGCTGTTCTGCTTCAGCCCGAAATCGCGGCAGAGGTAAGCGAAAGCGGCATGTCCCGTCACAAAAGTCTTCTTCCCCACGGACTGGAATCTTTTCTGATAATCCGTATAAAGGCCTTCCAGCTTGGAAACAAAATCATTGCAGTTCTTCTCATAATAAGCTTTGTTGGCGGGATCCGCCTTTACCAGCGCGTCTTTGATGTTTTTCACTTCGGTCTCGGCGCCTTTCAGGCTGATCCAGACGTGGGGGTCGTACTGCCCGTGCTCTTTGATCTCCCCTTCATCCGTGTTCTTGATCGGATCCACCCCTTTTGAGGCTTCCACGGCGACCAGGTTCGGATTATTGGCGGATTTGACCGCGTCGGCCGCCCATGCTTCCATGCCGAGGCCGTTGTACACAAAGACTTTCGCCGTGCTCAGGGCTGCAAGGTCCTTTGCCTTCGGCTCGAAATCATGCGGCTCCGTCCCGTCCGGAATGATGGTGGAAATCTCCACCCTATCGTCCCCGACCGCTTCCGTGAGCTCCTTCATGGCGTCGAAGGATACGGACACCTTGATTTTGCTTATCTCGCTCTGTGCGGAGGACTTCGACCCCTTCGACCCTTTCGAGCCCTTCGAATCGCTTCCGCATCCCGAAAGGGCGATGCTCATAACAGCCGCTGCACACAGCAGGAGCGCCATACAACGTTTCAACATTTTATTTGTCAACCTCCAGAGAAAATTTTACTTGCAAACGCAAATCATTTGTATTTATAATATAAGGACAGGATATCGATTTGTCAAGGAAGCTATGGGAAATCAACCCGGCTCCGCAGTCATCAATGGAATTGCCGTCAATCGATTCTGAACAGAATTTTCAACCGATATACAAAGCAAAAAGGAGATTCGGCATGATTCAGGCAAAAAACCTATTTTTTTCTTATACCGGGGCCCCGCCGTACGTTCTGGACGGGATCGACCTGAGCATACACACGGGGGAATACATTTCCGTGGTGGGGGAAAACGGATGCGGGAAAAGCACCCTGATGCGTCTGATTTTGAAGCTGCTCAAGCCGACTTCCGGCACGATCGCGACCGAAGCCAAACGGATCGGATATGTTCCGCAGAGGAACGATTTTTCCAACTCCAATTTTCCGATCACGGTGTTTGAAGTGCTGAACTCTTACCGCCGGCTTCTGAACCTGAAGGACAGGGACATCCCCGCGAAAAATCTCGGCCGGGTCGGGATGTCCGCGTTTTCCGGCGCGCTGATGGGAACCCTTTCCGGCGGCCAGACCCAGAAGATCCTGATCGCCAGGGCGCTGATCGGGGACCCCGACCTGCTGATCCTGGACGAGCCCTCCACCGGCGTGGACATCGGAAGCCAGAAGGAAATCTACGGCTTCCTGAAAGAGATCAACCGGAAGAACCGGATCACGATCGTATCGGTGGAGCACAACCTGGATGCCGCCGTCGCCAATTCCACGCTGATTTACCACCTGGTGAGCGGAAAAGGGCACCTGTGCTCCCCCCGTCAATACGCCGAGGAATTTCTGGGAAAAAACGATAAGGATGATGGATATGCTGACCTATAGCTTTATGCAGAACGCGCTTTTTGTTTCCGTATTCATTTCGATCCTGTGCCCCTGCATCGGTATCTTTCTGGTCCTCCGGCGCTACTCGATGATCGGGGACACGCTGTCCCACGCCTCCCTCGCGGGGGTCGCCCTGGGGCTGCTGGCCCACCAGAACCCCGTTCTGGGGGCATTCGTTTTCACATCGATCTGCGGCGCCCTGATCGAGTTTCTCAGGACCTACTTCAAAAAATATACGGACCTGATTCTGGCGATCGTGCTCGCGCTGAGCGTCGGCACCGCGATCACGATCATCAGCTCCGGAAAGCTGCATGCCAACGCGGATTCGTTCCTGTTCGGGAGCATCCTGACCGTGACCCCGTTCGACATGGTCATGGTGGTGGTCCTCAGCGTCATCTCCGTCCTCGCCCTGATCTTCCTGTACCACCAGATGCTGTACATCGCATACGACGAAGAAGCCGCGAAGGTCGCGGGCGTGAGGGTAAAGCTGATCAACTACGTCTTTTCCATTCTCGTAGCCTCCGCCATCTCGGTCTCCATCCGGATCGTGGGCGTCCTGGTGCTCAGCTCGATGATCGCGCTGCCGGTCGCGACGGCCCTGCAGCTTGGAAAGGGATTCAAAACCACCCTGATTTTCTCGATCCTTTTCAGCGTCGTCGACATCATGACGGGGCTGTTCGTCTCGTTTTACCTCGACGTGGCCCCGGGTGGATTCACCGCGCTCGTTTCCGTTTTCGTCCTCGTCCTGGTCCTTCTGGGGAAAAAAATCCAGGCGGCCGCCCGAAGCAGGCGGAATTGACTTCAAGTCCTCAAAGGCATACAATAAGATGCGCAAAAATGAGGAGGTTTTGGATTTGGACAAAACGGAACAGACAAAACAGTTTTTTGACCGCGCTGCCGAAGGATGGGACCGCAGCTGCCTTCACGACCCGGAAAAGCTCGCCGCGATCGTGACGCTCGCCGATATCCGGAAAGGGGCCCGCGTGGCCGATATCGGCTGCGGAACCGGGGCCCTGTTTGAGAAAATCCTCTCGCGGAACCCGGCCGAGCTGCTGGGGGTAGACCTGTCGGACCGGATGATCGCCGCCGCACAGAAAAAATTTCACGACAGCCGCCTGCGCCTGCTCGCGGCCGACCTGTTCGACGTTGCGGAAACGGGATTCGACACCGCGACCATCTACAGCGCGTACCCCCATTTCCCCGACAAGGAAAGGCTGGCCCGCAAAATCGCGGATATGCTCGTCAAAGGCGGACGCGTCATGGTCGCGCACAGCCAGGGGAAAGAAACGATCAACGCCCGCCACCGGGGGCCGGAAATGGAACGGATCTCGTCCCCCTTGCTCCCGGCGGAGCAGGAAGCGGACCATTTCAGAAAATGGTTCCAGATCGATATCCTTGTGGATACTCCCCAATTATATCTGATCTCCGGGACCAAAAAGTAAACTCGGCGTAAATATTTCCTTTCTACTTTCTTTCGATTTCCTTTCTGTTTTCTGTCTTTCCCCGCCCGCGCCGAGGGATGAAGGACATTCAGCTATTGCAATGGGAAAGGGAATCTGCCGGGAGCATGGATTCGTTTTTTTCATAAGAACTGCAAAATAAGGAACTCAGGGAAAAACGGGAAGCTGTAACATTACGGCCTCCCGTTTTTCCCTGTTTTTTTTGCCGGTCCGAAAGCGAAAGCGTGCTCCCCCGGCAGCAGCCCGCCGTTCCCCTCGAAACGGGACGGAAATGGAAATGGTTAGAACTAACCTCAGCCCGCCGAATTCAATCCTGCTTTTTTGAGATCACCGGATCCTTACGATCGCAATCAGCAAATAGATCAAACAGTACATCGGAAGAAGGACCCTTGGGGTTTTCCTTGATTTTTTTTTGATAGACAAATTCCGATATCCTGCCCAGGACGATCTGTTTTTCATACTTGTCCAGTTCTTGAAAGCATTCCAGCAGCATCCGCTCCTGTTCACCTATGCTAGAATCTATTCTATTTTCAGAAGAGGCGGCCTCCTCTCCTGTCAGAAGGAACTCCATGGATGTATTCAGCACTTTCGACACGCTGAACAGGTTGTCCGCCTGGGGGATTTTGTTCTTCCATTTCGAGATCGCGCCATTGCTCAGCTTTGCGGCACTCTCCAGCCCGGATATCGTCATCCCTTTTTCCCCGCATAATTTTTTGATGTTGTCATATACGCTTGTATTCAAGCAAACCACCCCACAATTTAGAATATTTTCTATAATTGTATTGACATTTAGAAAATATTCTATTATACTAAACCCTAGTAAGTTCAAATCAAATAAACAATGCGGCATCCATAAACCGCAATTTATGGAAAATCACACAACTTCAGAATTCGGAGCGGGAAAATGAGGAAACGGCGGCAAAGAACTTTAACTCCGCTTGGAGCATGGATCAAAGCGCAGTCCATCTTAAAGGACGTCGAGCTTCGGTCCATCGCCGGGCGCATGGGGATCTGGCCCCAGAACCTGACCGACAAGCTACACGGCGTAAGGCAGTTCAGGGAAAGCGAAATTTTTCTGATTGAAAAAATTCTGGGGGAAAAGTACATACCCGGAACAAACGACCCCGGCCCGGATGCCGCGCGGCGCAATCATCCACCGTAACGCCCCGCCGCGGGAAAGCTTTTCAGCCGGAAAAGCTTTCCCATTTCATTATGGTCAGAAATTTCCGCTTTTATCACGGGACAGGAGGCGTTCCGCGACAAAAATACCGATCGCGGGAATTGGGGAAAACGCAACGTTTCAATTCGGGAGGTCTTTATGTTGAAACAGTACGATGTCATTCATTTTGAGGCTTTGGGCGCGGAAGCAAAACATCTGGAAGAAAAGACGGCCGCAGCGATCCGCGCCGGCGAGCTTCCGGAGGATTTTCAGTCCATCATAACGCCCGATACGGTTCAGGATTACCTGGCCGCCCACCCGGGCTTTGTTCTGCCGGAGCTGATCACGACCAAGACCCATTCCGTTTTGCCGGAATCTTATCTGAAAGGGAGCAAAAAAAACATTGTGACCAGAAGCGCCGGGTACGACCATTTCGAGCAGTACGCCGGCCTGGCGAACATCACATCCCTGCGGGAGTACTGCGTGAACGCGGTCGCGCAGACGGCGGTCAAGCTGCTGTACGCCGCGGCGGGCCTGCTGAACCACTACCGGCAGAACGCGCTGACCTTCGAGCGGAACCATTCGCAGAGCTTTATGGAATTCACAAAGGGCCGCACCGCCACGGTGTTCGGCGCGGGAAAAATCGGAAAGCGGATCTGCGAGCTTCTGGAAGGCAACGGCCTGAATGTGCAGGCCGTCGACATCCGTCAGGATGAGCTGCAGAAAACCTATCAGGGCAGCGTGCGCTTCGTCAGCAGGGAAGAGGCCGCGCGCAGCAGCGATATCGCGGTCTGCGCCATGAATCTGACGCGGTCGCCCAAAAGCAGATACTGCAACGTCGGTTATTTTTCCGAAGCGTATCTGGCCTCTTTCCGGAAGAAGTTCCTTTTCATCAACGTCACCCGCGGCGAGATCGCCCCGGAATCCAATCTGCTGGAATTTTACGACAAAGGGAAAATCACGGGGATCGGCATCGACGTCTTCAGCGACGAGGATGGGTTCCAGAAAGCGCTGAACGGGCAGGCGGAATGGAAAGGGAAGGACCGTATCGCCGCGAAAAAGCTGGTGAAAAGCGCCGTGAAGGGCAGCGCCAACATCTATGTTCAGCCGCATCAGGCGTTCAATTCCGACATTGCGGCGGAGAGCAAGGCGGAAAACACCATCCGCCATATCGCCGCCTGGTATCGAAACGGAAAAACCCGTTTTGACGAGCAGCTTCCTTACTATCAGGAATAAGGGTGTTCCGAACAAAGAAACAAATAAAATTGGAGAGGGTTGTCTGAGATGGATCTATGGGATGTTTTCGTAGATGTAAGCTGGATCGGCATATTGATCGTGATTGCGCAGTTCCTGCGGGCGACGATCCCGCTTTTCCAGAAATTTTTTATTCCGGCCTCTCTTTTGGCCGGAATACTGGCGTTTATTTTCGGGCCGAACGGCGTCGGCTGGATTCCGTTTTCCAGCCAGCTTTCGACCTATGCGGCCGTTCTGGTCGCGGTGGTTTTCGCGGCCGCGCCCATCGGCGATAACGAAAAGGCAGAGAAAACCGACAAGAAGAGCTCCGAACGGTCCAAAATGATGTGGGGCATGACCGTCAACACGATGGGGATCGCCGTCGTACAGTACGCGGTCGGCATTCTTCTGACCATGTATGTGCTCCGAATTTTTTACCCGAAGCTTCACGAAGGCTTCGGCCTGATGATGGCGACGGCCTTCTTCGGGGGACCCGGCACCTCCGCCGCCGTGGGCGGCGCACTGCAGAAGATCGGTTGGGCGGACGGCACCGTCGTCGGCTACACCTTCTGCTCCGTCGGCATCATTCTCGGGATCATTCTCGGGATCGTCATCATCAACTGGGGCGCCCGCAAGGGGTACACCAATTACGTCACCTCCCCGAAAGACCTTCCGAGGGAATTGCTGACCGGCCTGATCCCGCCGGAAAATCAGAAAAAGGGCGGAAGGATCACGATTTCCAGCATCAGCGTGGATACGCTTTCTTTCCATCTGGCAATTGTGCTGCTGGCAAGTTATCTGGGGTACCTGTGCACCGAGCTCATCGAAAAATGGACCGGATTTGAGATTCCCGTATTCTGCACCGCGCTGATTTTCGGCTATCTGGTTCAGTTTGTGCTGAAAGCTTCCAAAACCTCGAAGTATGTGGACAGAAGCACCATCACCAGAATCAGCGGAACCGCCACCGATTTTCTGATCGTTTCCGCCCTCGGCTCCATCAAGATATCCATCGTCATCAAATACGGGGTCCCGATGCTCGTGACCGTCGCGGCCGTTTTGATCCTGAACTGGCTGTGGTTCATCCTCATCGGCGGGCACACTTCCCCCCGCGACTGGTTCGAACGCGACCTGATGGTGTGGGGCCAGGCGAACGGCGTGCTGGCGACCGGCATCCTGCTGGAACGCGTCGTCGATCCGGAGCAGAAGGCCTATGCCGTGGAAGACACCGGCTTTGCCAACCTGATCAGCCGCCCGATCATCACGTTTCTGACCGTGGCGCCGCCGATCTTCATCGGGCTGTTTCCGGTCGTGTCGAGCTACATCTTCGGATGGGGAAGCCTGCTGGTCACGGCGATCATCCTGCTGATCGGCTACAAATTCAAGTGGTACACCCCCGGCGGGCCCTTGCCCAAGGGAAGGGCGAAGCTGAATCTGGGACAGCAGGAAAAGGATGAGGCGGCAGCAAAATGAACCCAGGTCCGCCTGAAATCGGAGTTCAGATCAGCACCATGTAGATCGGAATGGCAATCATGCTGAAAATGGTAGTGATGACCGTGACCAGCGTCGCAAACTCGCAGTCCGCGCCGTAACGCTTGGCGACAATGCCGGTGCTTGTCACGGCGGGCATGGCCGACTGGATGACAAAGACCTTTGTCATCAGCGGCGGCAGATAGATGAACTGCTCGAACAGATAGATGGTCATCGGGCAGATCAGGAACCGGGCCAGAAGCAGGACGATGATATCGCGGTCAAAGTGAACATCCTTTAGATGGACGGAGTGCAGGACGATCCCGACAAAGAACATGGCGAGCGGCGTCGTCAGAGAGCCGATATATTTGCAGCTGTCCATGACGAACTTGGGCAGATGGACGCCCAGAAGGATAAAAATCACGGCGAGGATAAATCCATCCAGCGCCGGGTTCAAAATCCGCTTCAGGGATTCGAGTGAAAAGACGGGGATGTGTTCCGCATTTTCGCCATCCTTGCTGATTTCATAATTGGCGAACGTCCAGAAAAAGATTGTGTTGGCTATGTAATACAGCAGAACATACGGCGTGCTTTTTTCCCCGAACAGGGCAAGGTTGACAGGGAGCCCGATGAAGATCGTGTTCGAGGTAAAAAAGACCGACCGGAAAATCCCCTTCCGCCCTTTTCTGACTTTCATTACGTTGCTGACAACAATGGCGAGCACATAGGTCAGCCCGATGGATAAGATGGGGACGATCAGCCCGCTGCTCAGCTCCTTTAATTTTGCCCTGTCGAAATTGGACATCAGATTCCAGATCATATAGCAGGGCATGGCGATATTCAGAACGATTTTTGAAAAGGTTTCGCTGGTTTTATCGTTCAGCCACCCGGCATGGGTCATGCACCAGCCCGTCATGAACATGATCACAATGGTCAGGATACTTCCTACCGCAGATAAAAAAGCCAATAACATAACAAAGGACTTCCCCGTCATTCATTTTTAATCCCATAAAAGCCACCGTGCGGTTCCGGTGTGAAAACAAAAACGAGGCCCGGCTCCGCATGAATTTTTATGAGTTGTTAATTATAACATGGCCGCAAAGCGGACATGTTTCAATGTCCTCTCAGGCATCGGAAGCTTCGCTTCCGCTAATGCCGTGAGGTTATTATAGCATGAAATGCTTCAATGTCCTCTCAGGCATCGGAAGCTCTGCTTCCGCTTACGCCGTGAGGTTATTATAGCATGAAATGCTTCAATGTCCTCTCAGGCGTCGGAAGCTCTGCTTCCGCTTACGCCGTGAGGTTATTATAACACGTTGCACGGTGTTGGAATAGTCCCTTTTGTATAAAAATGGATTTTGGTTCCCTGCAACAGCGCTTCCTGCCAAAAGGCCGCGGACGGAAGCCTTCCCCAGAGCAAAGCGAAAAACAGAAATTGCAGTATCCAAAATAAAAAAATAGGGAGCGACCAAAAGCCGGAGCGAAACCGGCAAGCAGGAAGGCGCCGGCTGTGCAGAAGAGCAGCCGGCGTCTTTCCGTTTTCAGATTTTAATATTGATTCTTGCAGCCCCCGTCTCCGACGGATGGCTACAGAGCCGGATTCGAAGTCCGAGGGGGACCGCTGTCAGGCATTTTCAGCCCCGCCGACAAAGA
This window of the Ruminococcaceae bacterium BL-6 genome carries:
- a CDS encoding conserved protein of unknown function (Evidence 4 : Unknown function but conserved in other organisms), translating into MRKRRQRTLTPLGAWIKAQSILKDVELRSIAGRMGIWPQNLTDKLHGVRQFRESEIFLIEKILGEKYIPGTNDPGPDAARRNHPP
- the znuC gene encoding Zn(II) transporter (ATP-binding protein) (Evidence 2a : Function from experimental evidences in other organisms; PubMedId : 9379902, 9811636, 21813502; Product type t : transporter) → MIQAKNLFFSYTGAPPYVLDGIDLSIHTGEYISVVGENGCGKSTLMRLILKLLKPTSGTIATEAKRIGYVPQRNDFSNSNFPITVFEVLNSYRRLLNLKDRDIPAKNLGRVGMSAFSGALMGTLSGGQTQKILIARALIGDPDLLILDEPSTGVDIGSQKEIYGFLKEINRKNRITIVSVEHNLDAAVANSTLIYHLVSGKGHLCSPRQYAEEFLGKNDKDDGYADL
- a CDS encoding Zinc uptake regulation protein ZUR, with the protein product MKNGTDRREDLKRAGLKNTKRRTAILEMLEKQTQPVTAEQIFLNLNHVEIPTSLSTVYRELDSLMENNLVVKIKLNESNKALYEYNRMIHKHYLVCLGCKKMISLDACPLKAYEKKLEEQTHFTITDHKLNIYGYCPECQAKGLPPKT
- a CDS encoding putative metal transport system membrane protein TP_0036 (Evidence 3 : Putative function from multiple computational evidences), encoding MLTYSFMQNALFVSVFISILCPCIGIFLVLRRYSMIGDTLSHASLAGVALGLLAHQNPVLGAFVFTSICGALIEFLRTYFKKYTDLILAIVLALSVGTAITIISSGKLHANADSFLFGSILTVTPFDMVMVVVLSVISVLALIFLYHQMLYIAYDEEAAKVAGVRVKLINYVFSILVASAISVSIRIVGVLVLSSMIALPVATALQLGKGFKTTLIFSILFSVVDIMTGLFVSFYLDVAPGGFTALVSVFVLVLVLLGKKIQAAARSRRN
- a CDS encoding membrane protein of unknown function (Evidence 5 : Unknown function), with the translated sequence MNRKINSELFFEALICFLLGILLFYALISGKVSLYVHPRLNGFLFGTAGALVVIAFFMLPHAFTPKHNARPMKYLLFLVPLLASILIPAGAVQGKAVSFGSAAGGVTAQNKGTVIPNRVSQKDDIGIEVPSSSAPESPDLSGGAQGGTTTIADENYARWYQDINENMKKYEGKTLKFKGQVFRMEGFAKDEIVPVRYAMVCCTADLQPCGVLSRGKDVAKYKDGEWVWVTGTIKIENYQGQTMPVCYVTKIEPAEKAKDDYIYFNYS
- a CDS encoding HTH cro/C1-type domain-containing protein, with protein sequence MNTSVYDNIKKLCGEKGMTISGLESAAKLSNGAISKWKNKIPQADNLFSVSKVLNTSMEFLLTGEEAASSENRIDSSIGEQERMLLECFQELDKYEKQIVLGRISEFVYQKKIKENPKGPSSDVLFDLFADCDRKDPVISKKQD
- a CDS encoding cobW domain-containing protein, whose product is MTKIEVFCGFLESGKTALIQHILEQDYMQHYRRILVIQCEEGEADFRAGAIKNEDTTFSQIRNVRTIWAKLFETVKKELDPDLILMEYNGTWPIERLLQVRLPDDYKIDRIIFCADAETFDLYMKNTGSLMRNQLSNADSVHFNRCSGDLQPLTTAVANVNRTAKLFFEEEPSDRYLAAVLDPQETAETRRLERRRHTAASLATLFACLLIVGYPILRDHFSVVQSINMVFIGIIMQAVPFLLIGAFVSSLLQAFVPDDVLVRFFTGHRWLGFPLALILGFFFPVCDCGIVPIASRLTRKGVPLPHAMAFMLAAPAVSPVAILSTVYAFPGQPSFVLFRVLIGILVAALAGAVLLAAHAGSEQALLPSSTVSCACSVDTVPCKNKAELIFVLTGKEFVSMGKYIVVGALLCAVLQQSIPASLFQKEGASVIVPLLVMLLLAFFMSVCSTSNAFIARSFLNVFPVTSVVAFMVMGPMLDLSNLFMLTGTFKKRFVVKLVGLLLILAVPIFLLFSVMIQGGMK
- a CDS encoding protein of unknown function (Evidence 5 : Unknown function), whose product is MDKTEQTKQFFDRAAEGWDRSCLHDPEKLAAIVTLADIRKGARVADIGCGTGALFEKILSRNPAELLGVDLSDRMIAAAQKKFHDSRLRLLAADLFDVAETGFDTATIYSAYPHFPDKERLARKIADMLVKGGRVMVAHSQGKETINARHRGPEMERISSPLLPAEQEADHFRKWFQIDILVDTPQLYLISGTKK
- a CDS encoding Uncharacterized periplasmic metal-binding protein TP_0034 — its product is MLKRCMALLLCAAAVMSIALSGCGSDSKGSKGSKGSKSSAQSEISKIKVSVSFDAMKELTEAVGDDRVEISTIIPDGTEPHDFEPKAKDLAALSTAKVFVYNGLGMEAWAADAVKSANNPNLVAVEASKGVDPIKNTDEGEIKEHGQYDPHVWISLKGAETEVKNIKDALVKADPANKAYYEKNCNDFVSKLEGLYTDYQKRFQSVGKKTFVTGHAAFAYLCRDFGLKQNSVEDVFAEGEPSAQQLSELAKYCKANKVTTIFSEKTASADISKTLAREVGAKVETIYTFESKEENKSYQARMRSNLSKIYNSLKDKA
- a CDS encoding Zinc-binding protein — encoded protein: MYEDKVLVCQECGKEFTWTAGEQEFYATKGFVNEPKRCPECRKKRKDGQKPERVMYDAVCASCGKPCKVPFKPTEGRPVYCSECFAKMREGA